A single genomic interval of Corylus avellana chromosome ca10, CavTom2PMs-1.0 harbors:
- the LOC132164590 gene encoding fasciclin-like arabinogalactan protein 12, translating to MAKQALSSLSILLVVLFYCITTTAQPAAAPAKPADSPALPANPPAQPASPPAQPALPPVQPAAKAPAPAQPALVPVQTGATDVTKILEKAHGYSVFVRLLKSTGVAKHLYGQLNNSNNGFTIFAPTDSAFSNLKAGTINSLSDLQKTQLLQFHILNTVVTLSNFQTLSNPVPTEAGDAGAFPLNITTAGNQVNISTGLVNATLGNTVYSDDQLVIYQVTKVLLPLDIFNPKPKKVAAALAPVVAPTSSKPKPTKEDAPVTPSEAAKVDAAAAVSLTRHGVLESIGVAVVAFFVIKRP from the coding sequence ATGGCCAAACAGGCTCTGTCCTCCCTCTCAATTCTACTTGTGGTTCTCTTCTATTGCATCACAACTACAGCCCAGCCAGCTGCGGCTCCAGCCAAGCCCGCCGACTCCCCAGCTCTGCCCGCCAATCCCCCGGCTCAGCCCGCCAGTCCCCCGGCTCAGCCTGCCCTTCCCCCAGTCCAGCCGGCCGCAAAAGCCCCAGCCCCAGCCCAGCCTGCCCTGGTCCCGGTGCAGACCGGTGCCACTGacgtcaccaaaatccttgaAAAGGCCCATGGGTACTCTGTCTTTGTCCGCCTCTTAAAGAGCACAGGTGTGGCTAAGCACCTCTATGGGCAGCTCAACAATTCAAACAATGGGTTTACCATCTTTGCCCCTACAGATTCTGCATTTTCGAATCTTAAAGCGGGCACTATAAACTCCCTCTCTGACCTACAAAAGACCCAACTACTTCAATTTCATATCTTGAACACCGTTGTTACTCTCTCAAACTTCCAAACCTTGAGCAATCCGGTGCCGACAGAAGCCGGAGATGCTGGTGCATTTCCGCTGAACATTACCACTGCTGGAAACCAAGTGAACATCTCGACTGGCCTTGTGAACGCCACATTGGGCAACACAGTGTATTCGGATGACCAGCTTGTCATTTATCAGGTGACCAAAGTGCTTCTCCCGCTGGACATTTTCAATCCTAAGCCTAAAAAAGTAGCAGCAGCGCTAGCCCCCGTAGTCGCACCAACGTCGTCGAAGCCTAAGCCGACAAAGGAGGATGCTCCAGTGACTCCGTCTGAGGCTGCCAAAGTGGATGCGGCTGCTGCAGTAAGTCTTACTAGGCATGGAGTGTTGGAGTCCATTGGAGTTGCCGTGGTTGCATTCTTTGTGATCAAACGACCTTGA
- the LOC132163008 gene encoding fasciclin-like arabinogalactan protein 12 — protein MAKQALSSLSILLVVLFYCITTTAQPAAAPAKPADSPALPANPPAQPASPPAQPALPPVQPAAKAPAPAQPALVPVQTGATDVTKILEKAHGYSVFVRLLKSTGVAKQLYGQLNNSNNGFTIFAPTDSAFSNLKAGTINSLSDLQKTQLLQFHILNTVVTLSNFQTLSNPVPTEAGDAGAFPLNITTAGNQVNISTGLVNATLGNTLYSDDQLVIYQVTKVLLPLDIFNPKPKKVAAALAPEVAPTSSKPKPTKEDAPVTPSEAAKVDAAAEVSLTRHGVLVSIGVAVVAFFVMKRA, from the coding sequence ATGGCCAAACAGGCTCTGTCCTCCCTCTCAATTCTACTTGTGGTTCTCTTCTATTGCATCACAACTACAGCCCAGCCGGCTGCGGCTCCAGCCAAGCCCGCCGACTCCCCAGCTCTGCCCGCCAATCCCCCGGCTCAGCCCGCCAGTCCCCCGGCTCAGCCTGCCCTTCCCCCAGTCCAGCCGGCCGCCAAAGCCCCAGCCCCAGCCCAGCCTGCCCTGGTCCCGGTGCAGACCGGTGCCACCGacgtcaccaaaatccttgaAAAGGCCCATGGGTACTCTGTCTTTGTCCGCCTCTTAAAGAGCACAGGTGTGGCTAAGCAACTCTATGGGCAGCTCAACAATTCAAACAATGGGTTTACCATCTTTGCCCCTACAGATTCTGCATTTTCGAATCTTAAAGCGGGCACTATAAACTCCCTCTCTGACCTACAAAAGACCCAACTACTTCAATTTCATATCTTGAACACCGTTGTTACTCTCTCAAACTTCCAAACCTTGAGCAATCCAGTGCCGACAGAAGCCGGAGATGCCGGTGCATTTCCGCTGAACATTACCACTGCTGGAAACCAAGTGAACATCTCGACTGGCCTTGTGAACGCCACATTGGGCAACACATTGTATTCGGATGACCAGCTTGTCATTTATCAGGTGACCAAAGTGCTTCTCCCGTTGGACATTTTCAATCCTAAGCCTAAAAAAGTAGCAGCAGCGCTAGCCCCCGAAGTCGCACCAACGTCGTCGAAGCCTAAGCCGACAAAAGAGGATGCTCCGGTGACTCCGTCTGAGGCTGCCAAAGTAGATGCGGCTGCTGAAGTAAGTCTTACTAGGCATGGAGTGTTGGTGTCCATTGGAGTTGCCGTGGTTGCATTCTTTGTGATGAAACGAGCTTGA